A DNA window from Eikenella exigua contains the following coding sequences:
- a CDS encoding NAD-glutamate dehydrogenase codes for MSLPTPVLRLQDSARQQNFAEDFLPFLAGYYRQADFADLASYSDTELLSAADSHRKLAQEPRAASKAVVRVSPTGDTVRHTLVEIVADHLPFLLDSLLMLLNREQRVPLAVLHSAWQVKRNADGKAATLEEAAKESSAQETLVAMYLKGGEAAQDQKLAKQIRSLLAELGTIVESEHKLRGQLFLVNQMILNEGRSQDAEIVSFLSWLADRHFLLMGFCEYDLVNHSGSPRLQAKANTAQGILAGNSNLIADNFAALSDADKKQWLRHNRLLLNKSQQRSRIHRPAYLNQVSIQKLNANGQVVGQWCFIGLYTATAYTDSIWNIPVLRDKAKHVLNHFDVADGSHQEHNLRHLLQTYPRDELFESSNEELTEAAASLLALGQRPRVRLFARSDVFKRYVSVLCYLPKEQFGSQLCQRIAGYLKATLAAESCEYTVQLTDDNPLACVQFLCRTNAGKLPAFTRSELERHVAGLAANAETTPQAAAPQPKAEQKKQPEAKHKAKAKSASAAHEDDTAFSAAYREAFSPDQALTDLKHTELLNDNRVLVTVFSEQENPAAPYALRLYTPQISPPLSQTLPIIGNMGFDVHTAVPYTLHTENSAVGLNHFSLKPNVPVHAQADGCDALGSELPALFAEVWAGRVENDRFNALVLSAGITWRNSVLLRALAKYLKQATLPFSQERIEQTLIRHGVIAAKLVELFAARLHPEEADENRALMINSELTGLLADVPSLDEERIINAFRSVILAVCRTNFWQTDKEGGLKSEISLKIKSKDIPFLPKPLPLFEIWVYSPRVEGTHLRGSKVARGGLRWSDRFDDFRTEVLGLVKAQMVKNAVIVPGGSKGGFVCKQLPDAATDREGYLKEGIACYKIFINALLDLTDNRTAEGIEPPQQLHRRDGDDPYLVVAADKGTASFSDTANALSAEHGFWLDDAFASGGSAGYDHKGMGITARGAWESVKRHFRHLGKDIQNEDFTVVGIGDMGGDVFGNGMLLSEHILLKAAFNHRHIFIDPNPSAAKSFEERKRLFQSGGGWEKYSRAQISQGGGVYERSAKSIEITPEVKAWLDIEADSLTPNELIRELLKADVELIYNGGIGTYIKAASESHADVRDKANDEVRVNGGEMRAKVLGEGGNLGATQLGRIEYWQSGGRCCTDAIDNSAGVDCSDHEVNIKILLGEAVRAERLTLEERDELLRDMTGEVAQLVLQDNYLQTQALSVAQLNPAGYLKTAAALIRYLQENAGLDRSVEFLPDEAEINCRTEAGKGLSNPEVAVLLSYSKMHCQDNLLGSDLPDDPNFLPALIRYFPAPLQQQYGTEMQQHYLRREIIANQLANRVINRMGMHFIQRCSEENQASVADVVRAYWVADILLDGEERFRAVQALDNRLPAEAQMRLCADIAELIGHVAGQLLRSKRPFDNIGSLISHYRAPTTEFMQQLPERIQAEEHPSIAERETWLGSYSVFSQQEAAMLARLPFAANVLAVVDLAAKIGKPIATVAKAYFMLSEKLNMSWIYRAIAKLPSDNQWQSQAGLAMYEDATNIHLAFTRDFLQAGSNSRAAAKIAAARSQIADMQHYEPVDLSMLSALVRNLSKIVAAG; via the coding sequence ATGAGCCTGCCGACCCCCGTTTTGCGCCTGCAAGACAGTGCCCGCCAACAGAATTTTGCAGAAGATTTCCTCCCCTTCCTTGCCGGCTATTATCGCCAGGCCGACTTTGCCGACCTAGCCAGCTATAGCGACACAGAACTATTATCTGCCGCCGATTCGCACCGCAAGCTCGCCCAAGAGCCCCGTGCCGCCAGCAAAGCCGTGGTGCGCGTTTCGCCTACTGGCGACACTGTGCGGCACACGCTGGTGGAAATTGTGGCCGACCACCTCCCCTTCTTACTCGACTCCCTGTTAATGCTGCTCAATCGTGAGCAGCGTGTGCCTTTAGCCGTGTTACACAGTGCATGGCAGGTAAAGCGCAATGCAGACGGCAAAGCTGCCACCCTCGAAGAAGCTGCCAAAGAAAGCAGCGCACAGGAAACATTGGTGGCCATGTATCTGAAAGGTGGCGAGGCCGCACAAGACCAAAAACTGGCCAAGCAAATCCGCAGCCTCTTAGCCGAATTGGGCACGATTGTGGAAAGCGAACACAAACTGCGCGGCCAGCTTTTCCTGGTTAACCAGATGATTCTGAACGAAGGCCGCAGCCAAGATGCGGAAATCGTTTCCTTCCTCAGCTGGCTGGCCGACCGCCATTTCCTCCTGATGGGTTTCTGCGAATACGATTTGGTCAACCATTCCGGCAGCCCGCGCTTGCAGGCCAAAGCCAACACTGCGCAAGGCATCCTCGCTGGTAACAGCAATCTGATTGCCGATAATTTTGCCGCCCTCTCCGATGCCGACAAGAAACAATGGCTGCGCCACAACCGCCTGCTGCTCAACAAATCGCAGCAGCGTAGCCGCATCCACCGCCCGGCCTATCTCAACCAAGTCAGCATCCAAAAACTCAATGCCAACGGCCAAGTTGTCGGCCAATGGTGCTTCATCGGTCTCTACACCGCCACCGCCTACACAGACAGCATCTGGAACATCCCCGTACTGCGCGACAAAGCCAAACATGTGCTGAACCACTTTGATGTTGCCGATGGTAGCCATCAAGAGCACAACCTGCGCCACCTGCTGCAAACCTACCCGCGCGACGAGCTGTTTGAATCCAGCAACGAAGAACTGACCGAAGCTGCTGCCAGCCTGCTTGCGCTGGGCCAGCGCCCGCGCGTGCGCCTGTTTGCCCGCAGCGATGTATTCAAGCGCTACGTTTCCGTGCTGTGCTATCTACCCAAAGAACAATTCGGCAGCCAACTGTGCCAACGCATTGCAGGCTACCTGAAAGCCACTCTGGCCGCCGAAAGCTGCGAATACACCGTGCAACTGACCGACGACAACCCGCTCGCCTGCGTCCAATTCCTGTGCCGCACCAATGCCGGCAAACTGCCTGCCTTTACCCGCAGCGAGCTGGAACGACACGTTGCCGGCCTGGCAGCCAATGCCGAAACCACCCCGCAGGCTGCCGCACCACAACCCAAAGCCGAACAGAAAAAACAGCCTGAAGCCAAACACAAAGCCAAGGCCAAATCTGCATCTGCCGCCCACGAAGACGATACCGCCTTCTCCGCTGCCTACCGCGAAGCTTTCAGCCCCGACCAGGCCCTTACCGACCTCAAACACACCGAACTCCTCAACGACAACCGCGTGCTGGTTACCGTCTTCTCCGAGCAGGAAAATCCAGCCGCGCCCTACGCGCTGCGCCTCTACACCCCGCAAATCAGCCCACCGCTATCGCAAACCCTGCCCATTATTGGGAACATGGGGTTCGACGTGCATACCGCTGTGCCCTATACCCTGCACACCGAGAACAGTGCCGTCGGCCTGAACCACTTCTCCCTCAAACCCAATGTGCCTGTCCACGCTCAAGCCGATGGCTGCGATGCCTTGGGAAGCGAACTGCCTGCGCTGTTTGCCGAAGTATGGGCAGGCCGTGTGGAAAACGACCGCTTCAACGCCTTGGTACTCTCTGCCGGCATCACCTGGCGCAACAGCGTGCTGCTGCGTGCGCTGGCCAAATATTTGAAACAAGCTACCCTGCCGTTCTCCCAAGAGCGCATCGAGCAAACCCTCATTCGCCATGGCGTCATCGCCGCCAAACTGGTGGAACTGTTTGCTGCCCGCCTGCACCCCGAAGAAGCCGACGAGAACCGTGCTCTGATGATCAACAGCGAGCTCACTGGCCTCTTAGCCGACGTACCCTCGCTGGATGAAGAGCGCATCATCAACGCCTTCCGTTCCGTGATTTTGGCGGTGTGCCGCACCAACTTCTGGCAAACCGACAAAGAAGGCGGCCTGAAATCCGAAATCAGCCTAAAAATCAAATCTAAAGACATCCCCTTCCTACCCAAGCCGCTCCCGCTGTTTGAAATTTGGGTGTACAGCCCGCGTGTGGAAGGTACCCACCTGCGCGGCAGCAAAGTGGCTCGCGGCGGCCTGCGCTGGTCCGACCGTTTCGACGACTTCCGCACCGAAGTGCTGGGCTTGGTGAAAGCACAGATGGTGAAAAACGCCGTGATCGTGCCCGGCGGCTCCAAAGGCGGTTTCGTGTGCAAACAACTACCCGATGCCGCTACCGATCGCGAAGGCTACCTAAAAGAAGGCATCGCCTGCTATAAGATCTTCATCAACGCCTTGCTCGACCTTACCGACAACCGCACCGCCGAAGGCATCGAGCCGCCGCAGCAGCTGCACCGCCGCGACGGTGATGATCCCTACTTGGTAGTGGCTGCCGACAAAGGCACCGCCTCCTTCTCCGACACCGCCAATGCCCTCTCCGCCGAACACGGCTTCTGGCTGGACGACGCCTTCGCCTCCGGCGGCAGCGCCGGCTACGACCACAAAGGCATGGGCATCACTGCGCGTGGTGCGTGGGAATCGGTAAAACGCCATTTCCGCCATTTGGGTAAAGATATCCAAAACGAAGACTTCACCGTAGTCGGCATTGGCGACATGGGCGGCGACGTATTCGGCAACGGTATGCTGCTGTCCGAGCACATCCTGCTCAAAGCCGCCTTCAACCACCGCCACATCTTCATCGATCCGAACCCCAGCGCCGCCAAGAGCTTTGAAGAGCGCAAACGCCTGTTCCAAAGTGGCGGCGGTTGGGAAAAATACAGCCGTGCACAGATTTCGCAGGGCGGCGGCGTGTATGAACGCAGCGCCAAGTCCATCGAGATTACGCCCGAAGTGAAAGCCTGGCTCGATATCGAAGCCGACAGCCTGACCCCCAACGAGCTCATCCGCGAGCTGCTCAAAGCCGATGTGGAACTGATCTACAACGGCGGTATCGGCACCTACATCAAAGCCGCTTCCGAAAGCCACGCCGACGTGCGCGACAAAGCCAACGACGAAGTGCGCGTGAATGGCGGCGAAATGCGAGCTAAAGTGTTGGGCGAAGGCGGCAATCTCGGCGCCACCCAGCTGGGCCGCATCGAATACTGGCAAAGCGGCGGCCGCTGCTGCACCGATGCCATCGACAACTCCGCCGGTGTAGACTGCTCCGACCACGAAGTAAACATCAAAATCCTGCTCGGCGAAGCCGTGCGTGCCGAACGCCTAACGCTGGAAGAGCGCGATGAGTTGCTCCGGGACATGACCGGCGAAGTGGCGCAATTGGTGTTGCAAGACAACTATCTGCAAACCCAAGCCCTCTCTGTTGCCCAGCTCAACCCAGCAGGCTACCTGAAAACCGCTGCCGCGCTCATCCGTTATTTGCAAGAAAACGCCGGTCTCGACCGCTCCGTGGAATTCCTGCCGGATGAAGCCGAAATCAACTGCCGCACCGAAGCCGGCAAAGGCCTGAGCAACCCCGAAGTTGCAGTATTGCTGTCTTACAGCAAAATGCACTGCCAAGACAACCTCTTGGGCAGCGACCTTCCCGACGACCCCAACTTCCTGCCCGCGCTTATCCGCTATTTCCCTGCCCCGCTCCAGCAGCAATACGGCACCGAAATGCAGCAGCACTACCTGCGGCGCGAAATCATCGCCAACCAGCTGGCCAACCGCGTCATCAACCGCATGGGTATGCACTTTATCCAGCGTTGCAGCGAAGAAAACCAAGCTTCCGTGGCCGATGTGGTACGCGCCTACTGGGTGGCCGATATCCTGCTCGATGGCGAAGAGCGTTTCCGCGCCGTGCAGGCTCTCGACAACCGCCTGCCTGCCGAAGCGCAAATGCGCCTGTGTGCCGACATTGCCGAGCTTATCGGCCATGTAGCCGGCCAGCTGCTGCGCAGCAAACGCCCCTTCGACAACATCGGCAGCCTCATCAGCCACTACCGCGCTCCCACCACCGAGTTCATGCAGCAACTGCCGGAGCGCATCCAGGCCGAAGAGCACCCCAGCATCGCCGAACGCGAAACTTGGCTCGGCAGCTATAGCGTGTTCAGCCAGCAGGAAGCTGCTATGCTCGCACGCCTGCCCTTTGCCGCCAATGTGTTGGCCGTAGTGGATTTGGCCGCCAAAATCGGCAAGCCCATTGCCACTGTTGCCAAAGCCTACTTCATGCTCTCCGAAAAACTGAACATGAGCTGGATCTACCGCGCCATCGCCAAACTGCCGAGCGACAACCAATGGCAGTCGCAAGCCGGTTTGGCCATGTATGAAGACGCCACCAACATCCATTTGGCGTTCACGCGCGACTTCCTGCAGGCCGGCAGCAACAGCCGTGCCGCCGCCAAAATCGCCGCAGCACGCAGCCAGATTGCCGACATGCAGCACTACGAACCAGTCGACTTGTCTATGCTCTCCGCGCTGGTACGCAACCTGTCCAAAATCGTGGCAGCAGGCTGA
- the rimI gene encoding ribosomal protein S18-alanine N-acetyltransferase, translated as MIVRLARPGDSAALAALDAQCNPSPWSEKQFAACIGHANETVLLAEQGRELAGLIVWQTILDEAELHLIDTAPAYRRQGVASLLLGHLFKQAKAKNIRRIFLEVRHSNRAAIALYQQYGFISCGSRPGYYPCPDGSREDALLMEKPC; from the coding sequence ATGATCGTCCGCCTTGCCCGCCCAGGCGACAGCGCCGCCCTGGCCGCGCTCGATGCGCAATGCAATCCCTCCCCTTGGTCGGAAAAGCAATTCGCCGCCTGCATCGGCCATGCCAACGAAACCGTGCTCTTGGCCGAACAAGGCCGCGAGCTGGCCGGGCTCATCGTGTGGCAAACCATCCTCGACGAAGCTGAGCTGCACCTCATCGATACCGCCCCTGCCTACCGCCGCCAAGGTGTGGCCAGCCTGCTGCTCGGCCACCTATTCAAACAGGCCAAAGCCAAAAATATCCGCCGCATCTTCCTCGAAGTGCGCCACAGCAACCGCGCCGCCATTGCCCTGTATCAACAATACGGCTTCATCTCCTGCGGCAGCCGCCCCGGCTACTACCCCTGCCCGGACGGCAGCCGCGAAGATGCCCTGCTGATGGAGAAACCATGCTGA
- a CDS encoding NAD(P)H-hydrate epimerase translates to MPQNPPKIYTAAQMREREQAAVAAGTSFLQLMENAGQAAAADLLRRLPMPGRALLVCGKGNNGGDALVIARVLQQHGWQADIVLLLGTTLSDLAETNRQRLQGLDGIRFLPAEALPAALEQGYGLIIDGIFGTGFSGSLPPEAAESCRLLNRAAGYKVALDIPTGLNGDTGEAAADTFRANLTYAFAALKPAHAGPTAQQWCGEIVCLDIGID, encoded by the coding sequence ATGCCGCAGAATCCCCCGAAAATCTACACCGCCGCCCAGATGCGCGAGCGGGAACAGGCTGCGGTGGCGGCTGGCACCAGCTTTTTGCAGCTGATGGAAAATGCTGGGCAGGCTGCTGCTGCCGATTTGCTGCGCCGACTGCCCATGCCGGGCCGGGCCCTGCTGGTGTGCGGCAAAGGCAATAACGGCGGCGATGCGCTGGTGATTGCTCGCGTGTTGCAGCAGCACGGCTGGCAGGCCGATATTGTGTTGCTCTTGGGCACGACGCTGTCGGATTTGGCCGAAACCAACCGCCAACGCCTCCAGGGTTTGGATGGCATCCGCTTCCTGCCGGCTGAGGCATTGCCTGCCGCGCTGGAGCAAGGCTATGGCCTGATTATCGACGGCATTTTCGGCACCGGTTTTTCAGGTAGCCTGCCGCCCGAGGCCGCCGAAAGCTGCCGCCTGCTCAACCGCGCTGCCGGCTACAAAGTGGCGCTCGATATCCCCACCGGCCTCAACGGCGACACCGGGGAAGCCGCCGCCGACACCTTCCGCGCCAACCTCACCTACGCCTTTGCCGCCCTCAAACCCGCCCACGCCGGCCCCACCGCACAGCAGTGGTGCGGCGAGATTGTGTGTTTGGATATCGGGATTGACTAG
- the tsaB gene encoding tRNA (adenosine(37)-N6)-threonylcarbamoyltransferase complex dimerization subunit type 1 TsaB: MNHTVSAEQPLLAIDTSTQWLSLALRHNGHTRLFHQETGNRQSELILPQITTLLDEAGLTVRELAAIAYAQGPGTFTGLRIGAGVAQGLAAPFGIPLIPVPCLDAVASLCPGQTAVLAATDARMGEVFYAWFNTQTQQRLSDYQVGKADEIRLPENLSGSLNPDGISGIGNAFALPEPPPFPGRSDMPTAEHYLALTASGRYPAVSAAEAELLYVRNKVALTAAEQAARKGAA, from the coding sequence ATGAACCACACCGTTTCCGCCGAACAACCGCTGCTCGCCATCGACACTTCCACCCAGTGGTTGTCGTTGGCGCTACGGCACAACGGCCACACTCGTCTGTTTCATCAGGAAACCGGCAATCGGCAGTCTGAACTCATCCTGCCGCAGATTACCACCCTGCTGGATGAAGCTGGGCTGACTGTGCGCGAACTGGCCGCCATTGCCTATGCCCAAGGCCCGGGCACATTTACCGGCCTGCGCATCGGCGCCGGTGTGGCGCAAGGCCTGGCTGCGCCGTTCGGCATTCCGCTCATTCCTGTGCCCTGCCTCGATGCAGTCGCTTCGCTCTGCCCCGGCCAAACTGCCGTGCTAGCGGCCACCGATGCGCGCATGGGCGAAGTGTTCTATGCCTGGTTCAACACCCAAACCCAACAACGCTTGAGCGATTACCAAGTGGGCAAAGCCGACGAAATCAGGCTACCTGAAAACCTTTCAGGTAGCCTCAACCCTGATGGCATCAGCGGCATCGGCAACGCTTTTGCCCTGCCCGAGCCCCCGCCCTTCCCAGGCCGTTCCGACATGCCCACCGCCGAGCACTACTTGGCGCTGACCGCCTCCGGCCGCTACCCCGCCGTTTCCGCCGCCGAGGCCGAACTGCTCTACGTGCGCAACAAAGTCGCCCTCACCGCAGCCGAACAGGCCGCGCGCAAAGGAGCGGCATGA
- a CDS encoding uracil-DNA glycosylase gives MLSSRYPRLHEALGLGPMWLKRSACITENTHPESQRLPENKHSEFRQNGHSELQPNPPHSTAPAAQPRLPESERSELRQNEAGKFQQHQNHTLAPNQPAARTMPPPQGHRANVLATIATSQPLQPTPAQVDNESNPLAAVQRLWAALLPATFANIEELQQQAAACATCSLHSQRKQALSGYGAMPARIMVISLNPAPSDDETGQLISGRHGRLLDNMLAAIGLAPEQVFRTAWLRCTPRIALKTTPKEQVRCAAFIRQEFAWVQPQAVLLLGNSFYDPARRWLLKQLIGRTPAFTVPHPAILLRQPELKAQAWHSLKQLKAALAKA, from the coding sequence ATGCTGAGCAGCCGCTATCCCCGCCTGCACGAAGCCCTCGGCCTCGGCCCCATGTGGCTCAAACGCAGTGCCTGCATTACTGAGAATACCCACCCCGAATCACAAAGGCTACCTGAAAACAAGCATAGCGAATTTCGCCAAAACGGGCACAGCGAGCTTCAACCAAACCCGCCCCACTCTACCGCACCTGCAGCCCAACCCAGGCTACCCGAAAGTGAACGAAGTGAGCTTCGGCAAAATGAGGCCGGCAAGTTTCAGCAACATCAAAACCACACCCTTGCGCCAAACCAACCCGCCGCCCGCACCATGCCGCCCCCGCAAGGCCACCGTGCCAATGTGCTGGCTACCATAGCCACTTCCCAGCCTTTACAGCCCACTCCTGCGCAAGTCGACAACGAAAGCAACCCCCTCGCCGCCGTGCAACGGCTTTGGGCAGCACTGCTCCCTGCCACCTTCGCCAACATAGAAGAGCTGCAACAGCAAGCCGCCGCCTGTGCCACCTGCTCCCTACACAGCCAGCGCAAACAAGCCCTCAGCGGCTACGGCGCCATGCCCGCTCGCATCATGGTGATCAGCCTCAACCCCGCCCCCAGCGATGACGAAACCGGCCAGCTCATCAGCGGCCGGCACGGCCGGTTGCTCGACAATATGCTCGCCGCCATCGGCCTGGCGCCCGAACAAGTCTTCCGTACCGCCTGGCTGCGCTGCACGCCTCGCATCGCCCTCAAAACCACCCCCAAAGAACAAGTGCGCTGCGCCGCCTTTATCCGCCAAGAATTCGCCTGGGTGCAGCCGCAAGCCGTCCTCCTGCTCGGCAACAGCTTCTACGACCCCGCCCGCCGCTGGCTGCTCAAACAACTCATCGGCCGCACCCCCGCTTTCACAGTCCCCCACCCCGCCATCCTCCTGCGCCAGCCCGAGCTCAAAGCCCAAGCCTGGCACAGCCTCAAACAGCTCAAAGCCGCCTTGGCCAAAGCCTAA